In Zingiber officinale cultivar Zhangliang chromosome 3B, Zo_v1.1, whole genome shotgun sequence, a single window of DNA contains:
- the LOC122055947 gene encoding uncharacterized protein LOC122055947 isoform X2, with protein MAATILLGNVALLVDASSTRVAMATERFHGGCVSGKGWLPELHMSHPTRKDPAAVPAPLAAQAMGFHDAAESSGEPSASSMMARRRRRSALSKVAASTGYSGNGGNGEDDDESLDWEENLRSRLKELEEMKELEKRAEELVAEGAGGDEEETEEEKRERVRRELEKVAKEQAERRKTAKLMFELGQKAYGKGMYSRAIDFLEAALTIVPGPTLLGGEIQIWLAMAYEANNRHRDCIALYKQLEKSHPSVSIRRQAAELRYILQAPKLKISKDEMVTIPLIGSSYDRCSIQADILVR; from the exons ATGGCCGCTACGATTCTCCTAGGTAACGTGGCGCTGCTGGTGGATGCGAGCTCGACCAGGGTCGCCATGGCCACCGAACGCTTCCACGGTGGATGCGTTAGCGGCAAGGGATGGCTGCCGGAATTGCACATGTCGCACCCTACCAGGAAGGATCCCGCCGCTGTCCCGGCGCCCTTGGCTGCTCAGGCCATGGGGTTCCACGATGCGGCAGAATCCTCCGGCGAACCATCGGCCTCCTCTATGATGGCCCGTCGACGGCGGAGGAGCGCTCTGTCCAAGGTCGCAGCTTCAACTGGCTACTCGGGGAACGGTGGAaatggagaggatgatgatgagaGCCTCGATTGGGAGGAGAACCTACGAAGCCGGCTGAAGGAATTGGAGGAGatgaaggagcttgagaagcgcGCTGAGGAGTTGGTCGCGGAAGGCGCCGGAGGGGATGAGGAGGAgactgaggaagagaagagggaaaggGTCCGAAGGGAGCTCGAAAAG GTCGCCAAAGAGCAGGCAGAACGAAGGAAAACCGCCAAACTGATGTTTGAGCTTGGGCAGAAAGCCTATGGAAAGGGGATGTATTCACGGGCCATTGATTTTCTTGAGGCTGCTCTTACCATCGTCCCGGGGCCGACACTCTTGGGTGGTGAG ATTCAGATATGGCTTGCAATGGCTTATGAGGCCAACAACCGTCATAGAGACTGCATTGCCTTGTACAAGCAGTTGGAGAAGTCACATCCTAGTGTCAGTATTAGACGTCAGGCTGCTGAGCTCCGTTATATTTTGCAAGCACCAAAGCTTAAGATATCCAAGGATGAGATGGTCACAATACCACTAATTGGATCAAGTTATGACCG TTGTAGTATACAGGCTGATATTCTTGTTAGATAA